One region of Carassius carassius chromosome 41, fCarCar2.1, whole genome shotgun sequence genomic DNA includes:
- the LOC132123483 gene encoding chymotrypsin B-like, which yields MIWIISFLALVPFTLGCGVRQLMVGNPVGEIAKRSISIKDQPSVVGGHDAGIIRGNEAHPWPWQVSIQTSRGEHFCGGSLISTNWVLTAAHCSVRSGYHYVVLGLYDRGSNELVKVKKIAKVITHPNYNKQTEHNDITLLKLSSAVEMTPRISPICLPSSLTNILPRTPCVTTGWGVTENDPNPRFLQQATLPIVSQAQCRQFWGKNTITDAMICAGASGASSCEGDSGGPLMCESSGVWYQVGIVSWGHKSCSTDSPVAYTRVSYFRKWIDEIIRMN from the exons ATGATCTGGATCATTAGCTTCTTAGCTTTGGTGCCTTTCACTCTGG GATGTGGTGTGCGTCAATTGATGGTGGGTAACCCGGTCGGTGAAATTGCCAAAAGATCTATAAGCATTAAGGATCAGCCAAGTGTTGTTGGGGGACATGATGCAGGTATTATTCGTGGAAATGAAGCACACCCTTGGCCCTGGCAGGTCTCTATCCAG ACATCCAGAGGTGAGCACTTCTGTGGAGGTTCCCTGATAAGCACAAACTGGGTCCTCACTGCTGCCCACTGTTCAGTTCG GTCTGGATATCACTATGTAGTCCTTGGATTGTATGACCGAGGCTCTAATGAACTTGTTAAAGTCAAGAAAATTGCAAAG GTCATCACACATCCTAACTACAACAAACAGACTGAGCACAACGATATCACACTACTGAAACTGTCCAGTGCAGTAGAGATGACTCCCCGTATCTCTCCTATATGTCTGCCTAGCTCCTTAACTAACATCCTTCCTAGGACTCCTTGTGTCACCACTGGCTGGGGCGTAACTGAAAATGACC CGAATCCTCGATTCCTGCAGCAGGCCACTCTGCCGATAGTGAGTCAGGCTCAGTGTAGGCAGTTCTGGGGTAAGAACACAATCACAGACGCCATGATCTGTGCTGGAGCCTCCGGAGCCTCGTCTTGCGAG GGTGATTCTGGTGGTCCTCTGATGTGTGAGAGTTCAGGTGTTTGGTACCAAGTGGGCATCGTTTCCTGGGGCCACAAATCCTGCAGCACTGACAGTCCAGTCGCATACACCCGGGTCTCTTACTTTCGAAAATGGATCGATGAAATCATTCGAATGAACTAA
- the LOC132123484 gene encoding chymotrypsin-like protease CTRL-1, with protein MGDTAAELKVLVSTMFWIISCFALVASTLGCGVPAIKPVISGYSKIVNGQNAVSGSWPWQVSLQQSNGFHFCGGSLLNQYWVVTAAHCRVQAGYHYVILGEHDRGSSAESVQVKSIAKAITHPYYNSNTFNNDITLLKLSSPAQLTSRVSPVCLASSSTSIPSGTRCVTTGWGKTGSTSSPRILQQTALPLLSPAQCKQYWGQNRITDAMICAGASGVSSCQGDSGGPLVCESSGVWYQVGIVSWGTSDCNVRTPAVYARVSYLRQWIDQIVASN; from the exons ATGGGAGACACAGCAGCAGAACTTAAAGTGCTTGTCTCCACAATGTTCTGGATCATCAGCTGTTTTGCTTTGGTGGCCTCCACTCTGG GCTGTGGAGTGCCTGCCATTAAGCCAGTAATCAGCGGCTACAGCAAAATTGTTAATGGACAGAATGCAGTGTCTGGTTCCTGGCCCTGGCAGGTCTCTCTCCAG CAATCCAATGGCTTCCATTTTTGCGGAGGATCCCTGCTCAACCAGTACTGGGTGGTCACTGCTGCCCACTGCCGTGTCCA GGCTGGATATCACTATGTTATTCTTGGAGAGCATGACCGTGGCTCCAGCGCTGAGTCGGTTCAAGTCAAAAGCATTGCCAAG GCCATCACCCATCCTTACTACAACAGTAATACCTTCAACAATGACATCACCCTGCTGAAACTGTCCTCTCCAGCCCAGCTGACATCCCGTGTCTCTCCTGTGTGTCTGGCTTCCTCCTCCACCAGCATCCCCTCTGGCACTCGCTGTGTCACCACTGGATGGGGCAAAACAGGATCTACCT CAAGTCCTCGTATCCTGCAGCAGACCGCGCTTCCCCTATTGAGTCCTGCTCAGTGCAAGCAATACTGGGGCCAGAACAGAATAACAGACGCCATGATCTGCGCTGGAGCCTCTGGTGTCTCCTCTTGCCAG GGTGATTCTGGTGGTCCTCTGGTGTGTGAGAGCTCAGGTGTTTGGTATCAGGTGGGCATCGTGTCCTGGGGCACCAGCGACTGCAATGTTCGCACCCCAGCCGTCTACGCTCGCGTCTCTTACCTCCGCCAATGGATTGACCAGATTGTCGCCTCCAACTAG